The following coding sequences are from one Capsicum annuum cultivar UCD-10X-F1 chromosome 3, UCD10Xv1.1, whole genome shotgun sequence window:
- the LOC107865360 gene encoding uncharacterized protein LOC107865360, with translation MASNNFSIPSHPIFSGENYPIWTIKMRTYLRAYDLWQVVEVGGEVNPLTDNPTMAQIKNHKEEAAKNFKALSCIQSALSKVIFARVMVSEPTKEAWEKLKEEFHESDKIRQIKVINLIREFEILRINDSETTEEFSNKLMKVVNQIRIMGEELTDSRIVKKVLVTTTF, from the coding sequence ATGGCTTCCAACAATTTTTCAATTCCTTCACACCCAATTTTTTCTGGTGAGAATTATCCAATTTGGACTATCAAGATGAGAACATACTTGCGAGCATATGATCTGTGGCAAGTGGTGGAGGTTGGAGGAGAGGTAAATCCTTTGACAGATAATCCAACTATGGCGCAAATTAAGAATCACAAAGAAGAGGCTGCAAAAAACTTTAAAGCTCTCTCTTGCATACAATCAGCACTTTCGAAAGTAATTTTCGCTAGAGTTATGGTGAGTGAGCCTACAAAGGAGGCTTGggaaaagttgaaagaagaatttCACGAAAGTGACAAAATTAggcaaataaaagtgataaatctAATAAGAGAGTTTGAAATTCTCAGAATAAATGATTCAGAAACTACTGAAGAATTCTCCAACAAGTTGATGAAGGTTGTAAACCAAATCAGAATTATGGGAGAAGAGCTTACAGATTCAAGAATCGTGAAAAAGGTTCTTGTCACTACAACATTTTAG